From a region of the Acidobacteriota bacterium genome:
- a CDS encoding uracil-DNA glycosylase yields the protein MDDKDLRGQLRLRAAYLAGEGLGYALTRPGPAPLVSEGPPTEPLEKLRIGMGDCRLCRLCEKRTRIVFGAGNPRARLLFVGEGPGADEDEQGIPFVGRAGQLLTEIITRGMGLKREDVYIANVVKCRPPDNRVPLPDEMAACMPFLEAQIACIRPEVIVTLGATAAQGLLGEKMAITRIRGTWRNFKGIPLMPTYHPSYLLRNPAAKGDVWGDIKQVMARLGLPIPRKKG from the coding sequence GTGGACGATAAGGATCTTCGGGGTCAGCTCCGCCTCCGGGCGGCGTACCTGGCGGGCGAGGGCCTGGGATACGCCCTCACCCGCCCCGGACCCGCGCCGCTCGTGTCGGAAGGACCTCCGACGGAACCTCTCGAGAAACTGCGAATCGGCATGGGGGACTGCCGCCTCTGCCGCCTCTGCGAGAAGAGGACGCGGATCGTGTTCGGGGCGGGAAACCCCAGGGCGCGCCTGCTTTTCGTCGGAGAGGGTCCGGGGGCCGACGAGGACGAACAGGGGATCCCCTTCGTCGGGCGCGCGGGTCAGCTCCTGACCGAGATCATCACCCGGGGGATGGGCCTGAAGCGCGAGGACGTGTACATCGCCAACGTGGTCAAATGTCGCCCCCCGGATAACCGCGTTCCCCTGCCCGATGAAATGGCCGCGTGCATGCCCTTTCTGGAGGCCCAGATCGCCTGCATCCGTCCGGAGGTGATCGTGACGCTGGGCGCCACCGCCGCCCAGGGACTCCTCGGCGAGAAAATGGCGATCACGCGCATTCGAGGGACGTGGCGGAATTTCAAGGGCATCCCCCTCATGCCCACCTACCACCCATCCTACCTTCTGCGCAACCCGGCGGCGAAGGGAGACGTCTGGGGGGACATCAAGCAGGTCATGGCCCGCCTTGGCCTCCCCATTCCGAGGAAGAAGGGCTGA
- a CDS encoding sigma-70 family RNA polymerase sigma factor has product MPQRVLTDGEVIRTVLDGDTEAFGGLVERYQKGLVTYIFHMVHNYEEALELSQEVFIKAFESLRRYDGQYKFSTWLYKIASNHTIDHLRRQKMSTTSIQERQDNPDLPDLHLESATLSPHDAYKNKMLLVQVQKALEDLPPSYRELILLRHFSFRSYEEMAKITGMPIGTVKNRIFRARQILMERLQDFR; this is encoded by the coding sequence ATGCCACAGCGGGTCCTCACCGACGGCGAAGTCATCCGAACGGTCCTGGACGGGGACACGGAGGCCTTCGGCGGTCTCGTGGAGCGGTATCAGAAGGGCCTCGTCACGTACATCTTCCACATGGTCCACAACTACGAGGAAGCGCTGGAACTCTCTCAGGAGGTCTTCATCAAGGCCTTCGAGAGCCTCCGAAGGTACGACGGGCAGTACAAGTTCTCCACCTGGCTTTACAAGATCGCGAGCAACCACACGATCGATCACCTCCGCCGGCAGAAGATGAGCACCACCTCCATCCAGGAGAGGCAGGACAACCCGGACCTTCCCGACCTGCACCTGGAGAGCGCAACCTTGAGTCCGCACGATGCGTACAAAAACAAGATGCTGCTGGTGCAGGTCCAGAAGGCGCTCGAGGACCTCCCGCCCTCCTACCGGGAGCTCATCCTCCTGAGGCACTTCAGTTTCCGGTCCTACGAGGAGATGGCCAAGATCACGGGGATGCCCATCGGCACGGTGAAGAACAGGATCTTTCGCGCGAGGCAGATCCTGATGGAACGGCTCCAGGACTTCCGCTGA
- the hisS gene encoding histidine--tRNA ligase — protein MITAVKGTQDLVFPEIAAWQAVEEAARRVFSRYGYTEIRTPVLEPTELFIRGIGDETDIVTKEMFTFPDRKGRSLTLRPENTAGVARAMVEHRLHESPLHARLYYIGPQFRYERPQKGRYRQFHQIGVEVLGDPAPGADAEAIAMVVEFLEVVGVLGVRVQVNSVGCPVCRPVFVEALRSRLSESAAGLCGDCRRRLETNPLRVLDCKVPSCQPILDGAPRFRDLLCEACSAHHAGLREALGRLGVGFAERDRLVRGLDYYTRTVFEVSSSALGAQDALLGGGRYDGLLEQLGGPALPGFGWALGMERLLLALPKPAARREPWTYVAWSGPGTYGAALDLARHLRAAGAVAVMEHSARSFKSALKRADRMNVRWVVLVGEEERQSGVYTLKDLETGEQQALAAEALAERILKERP, from the coding sequence ATGATCACGGCCGTCAAAGGCACGCAGGACCTGGTCTTTCCCGAGATCGCCGCCTGGCAGGCGGTGGAGGAGGCGGCGCGTCGGGTCTTCTCCCGGTACGGATACACGGAGATCCGGACCCCCGTCTTGGAACCCACCGAACTGTTCATCCGGGGCATCGGGGACGAAACGGACATCGTCACCAAGGAGATGTTCACCTTTCCCGACCGGAAGGGCCGAAGCCTGACCTTGCGCCCGGAAAACACGGCGGGCGTGGCTCGGGCCATGGTGGAGCACCGCCTCCACGAATCGCCCCTGCACGCCAGGCTCTATTACATCGGGCCCCAGTTCCGATACGAGCGCCCCCAAAAGGGGCGATACCGGCAGTTCCACCAGATCGGCGTGGAGGTCTTGGGCGACCCCGCCCCCGGAGCGGACGCCGAAGCCATCGCCATGGTCGTGGAATTTCTGGAGGTTGTGGGTGTCCTGGGTGTTCGCGTCCAGGTGAACTCGGTCGGCTGTCCGGTCTGCAGACCCGTCTTCGTGGAGGCCCTCCGGTCCCGTCTGTCGGAGAGCGCCGCAGGCCTGTGCGGGGACTGCCGCCGGCGGCTCGAAACCAACCCCCTCCGCGTGCTGGACTGCAAGGTCCCCTCCTGCCAGCCCATCCTCGACGGGGCGCCTCGGTTTCGCGACCTGCTCTGCGAGGCCTGCTCGGCGCACCATGCCGGCCTTCGGGAGGCCCTGGGGCGCCTCGGCGTCGGTTTCGCCGAAAGAGACCGCCTCGTCCGCGGGCTGGACTATTACACGCGCACCGTTTTCGAGGTCTCTTCGAGCGCTCTCGGGGCCCAGGACGCGCTGCTGGGCGGCGGGAGGTATGACGGCCTTCTGGAACAGCTCGGTGGGCCGGCCCTGCCGGGATTCGGATGGGCGTTGGGCATGGAGCGGCTCCTGCTCGCGCTCCCGAAGCCGGCGGCGCGGCGCGAGCCTTGGACTTACGTGGCCTGGTCGGGTCCGGGAACCTACGGGGCCGCGCTGGATCTGGCGCGGCACCTGAGGGCCGCCGGCGCCGTTGCCGTGATGGAGCACTCGGCGCGTTCCTTCAAGTCCGCCCTCAAACGGGCCGACCGCATGAACGTGCGCTGGGTGGTCCTCGTGGGGGAGGAGGAGCGCCAGAGCGGGGTCTATACGCTCAAGGACCTCGAGACCGGGGAGCAGCAGGCGCTGGCGGCGGAGGCCCTGGCGGAGCGAATCCTGAAGGAGCGGCCATGA
- a CDS encoding zf-HC2 domain-containing protein, with protein sequence MTDPRENRRCNKILALLPRFIENDFTPEESAEIRDHLSSCPTCQTEYESMSRLLDTLDSLPSVGVPASFKDAVMRHIPPSRTPRKP encoded by the coding sequence ATGACGGACCCACGCGAAAACCGCCGCTGCAACAAGATCCTCGCGCTCCTTCCCCGGTTCATCGAGAACGACTTCACGCCCGAGGAGTCGGCGGAGATCCGGGACCATCTCTCCTCCTGCCCCACCTGCCAGACGGAGTACGAATCCATGAGTCGCCTCCTGGACACCCTGGATTCGCTGCCCTCGGTGGGGGTGCCCGCCTCCTTCAAGGACGCGGTCATGCGCCACATCCCGCCCTCGCGCACTCCCCGCAAGCCATGA
- a CDS encoding NAD(P)H-dependent oxidoreductase — MRILLVLSHPRADSFNAAVAAALRGSLEGEGHEVDLLDLHGEGFRPEMRPEDLEAAATGRFAPDVAALQARVSAAAGLAFVFPVYWFGPPAMVKGFVDRVFFEGFAFRFLPGGRVKGLLHQERALVLCTAGASALLYRTFGFHRPMRKVLVDWTLRMCGVQTVRLEVFHGVTEASDARRKGYLDEARRLGRAFFGAGR; from the coding sequence GTGAGGATTCTCCTCGTACTCTCCCATCCCCGCGCGGATTCCTTCAATGCCGCCGTGGCCGCCGCGCTGAGGGGATCCCTGGAGGGCGAGGGCCACGAGGTGGACCTCCTGGACCTGCATGGCGAAGGCTTCCGCCCCGAGATGCGGCCGGAGGATCTGGAGGCGGCCGCCACCGGGCGGTTTGCGCCCGATGTCGCGGCCCTTCAGGCGCGAGTCTCCGCGGCCGCCGGACTGGCCTTCGTCTTTCCGGTGTACTGGTTCGGCCCGCCCGCCATGGTGAAGGGGTTCGTGGACCGCGTGTTCTTCGAAGGCTTCGCCTTTCGGTTTCTTCCCGGAGGCCGGGTGAAGGGGCTTCTCCACCAGGAGAGGGCTCTCGTTCTCTGCACGGCGGGCGCCTCGGCGCTTCTTTATCGGACCTTCGGGTTCCACCGACCCATGCGGAAGGTCCTCGTGGACTGGACGCTCCGCATGTGCGGCGTCCAGACGGTCCGGCTCGAGGTCTTCCACGGGGTCACGGAGGCGTCGGACGCGCGCCGGAAGGGCTATCTTGACGAAGCGAGGAGGCTGGGCCGCGCCTTCTTCGGCGCGGGGCGCTGA
- the aspS gene encoding aspartate--tRNA ligase yields MNLPERTHYAGEIRKSHVGQSVCLMGWVRRRRDLGSLVFVDLRDREGIVQIVFSEDLDAAAFAGAHELRPEFVILVRGTVRLRGERDVNPHMQTGAVEVAATFLEVLAEAETPPFAVEDEALVSEEMRLQYRYLDLRRPFQNARLVARHRLTRRTREFLSDRGFIEIETPFLTKSTPEGARDFLVPSRLRRGSFYALPQSPQLFKQLCMVSGFDRYFQVVRCFRDEDLRADRQLEFTQIDIEMSFATQERVMAVAEGLILDLFEEVGWPAPASVPRVSYREAMERYGCDKPDTRFGMELKTVSGIAGQTSFGVFRSVLDAGGVVRGISVPGQAGPSRKQQEDLNGLVKPHGGKGVVTLWRKGGQIAGPALKHLGDGPAGALLEAVGAGDGDLGLFVADGYDTACACLSALRLHFAKALGLLEPDRHDLLWVHRFPMFEWSAEEGRWAARHHPFTMPRPEDWGILETDPGAAEALAYDLVLDGNEIGGGSIRIHRGDVQRRVFKVLGFSEEQAQEKFGFLLDAFRFGTPPHGGIAFGLDRLAMILLGCESIRDVIAFPKTTSGLCLMTGSPGTVEAAQLDELGVRLRPGE; encoded by the coding sequence ATGAACCTGCCCGAACGCACGCACTACGCGGGTGAGATCCGGAAGAGCCACGTGGGCCAGAGCGTCTGCCTCATGGGATGGGTCCGCCGGCGGAGGGATCTGGGAAGCCTCGTCTTCGTGGACCTTCGAGACCGGGAGGGGATCGTCCAGATCGTCTTCTCGGAAGACCTGGACGCGGCGGCCTTCGCGGGCGCCCACGAGCTGAGGCCCGAATTCGTGATCCTGGTGCGGGGGACCGTCCGCCTCCGGGGCGAGCGTGACGTGAATCCCCACATGCAAACGGGGGCCGTGGAGGTGGCGGCCACGTTCCTGGAAGTTCTCGCCGAAGCCGAGACGCCGCCCTTCGCCGTGGAGGACGAAGCCCTCGTGAGCGAGGAGATGCGCCTGCAGTACCGGTACCTGGACCTGAGACGGCCCTTCCAGAACGCGCGGCTCGTGGCCCGCCACCGCCTCACGCGGCGGACCCGGGAGTTCTTGTCGGACCGTGGGTTCATCGAGATCGAGACGCCCTTCCTGACCAAGTCCACCCCCGAGGGCGCCCGGGACTTCCTTGTGCCCTCGCGCCTGAGGCGTGGGTCCTTCTATGCCCTGCCCCAGTCCCCCCAGCTGTTCAAGCAGCTGTGCATGGTCTCCGGCTTCGACCGGTACTTTCAGGTGGTCCGCTGCTTCCGCGACGAGGACCTGAGGGCCGACCGCCAGCTCGAGTTCACCCAGATCGACATCGAGATGTCCTTCGCCACTCAGGAAAGGGTCATGGCCGTGGCCGAGGGGCTCATCCTGGACCTCTTCGAAGAGGTCGGGTGGCCCGCGCCCGCATCGGTCCCGCGTGTTTCCTACCGAGAGGCCATGGAGCGGTACGGTTGCGACAAGCCCGACACGCGCTTCGGCATGGAGCTCAAGACCGTCTCCGGGATCGCCGGGCAGACCTCCTTCGGCGTTTTCCGGTCGGTGCTGGATGCCGGGGGGGTGGTCCGGGGGATCTCCGTGCCCGGGCAGGCCGGACCGAGCCGCAAGCAGCAGGAGGACCTGAACGGCCTCGTGAAGCCTCACGGAGGGAAGGGCGTGGTGACCCTCTGGCGCAAGGGCGGGCAGATCGCCGGACCCGCGCTGAAACACCTGGGCGACGGCCCGGCCGGCGCCCTCCTGGAGGCGGTGGGCGCCGGAGACGGCGACCTGGGGCTTTTCGTCGCGGACGGGTACGATACGGCCTGCGCCTGCCTTTCGGCCCTCCGCCTCCACTTCGCCAAGGCCCTCGGCCTCCTCGAGCCGGACCGCCATGATCTCCTCTGGGTCCACCGGTTTCCCATGTTCGAATGGAGCGCGGAAGAGGGTCGCTGGGCCGCCCGCCACCATCCCTTCACCATGCCCCGGCCCGAGGATTGGGGGATTCTGGAGACCGACCCCGGCGCGGCCGAGGCCCTCGCCTACGACCTCGTCCTCGACGGGAACGAAATCGGGGGAGGATCCATCCGAATCCACCGAGGGGACGTGCAGAGAAGGGTCTTCAAGGTCCTGGGGTTTTCGGAGGAGCAGGCCCAGGAGAAATTCGGGTTCCTCCTGGACGCATTCCGCTTCGGGACCCCGCCCCACGGCGGGATTGCCTTCGGTCTGGATCGCCTGGCCATGATCCTCCTGGGCTGCGAGTCCATCCGGGACGTGATCGCCTTTCCCAAGACCACCTCGGGCCTGTGCCTGATGACGGGCTCTCCGGGAACCGTGGAGGCCGCTCAACTGGACGAACTGGGCGTCCGGCTGCGGCCGGGCGAATGA
- a CDS encoding patatin-like phospholipase family protein: MPRRSAAGLLSAALCLALCACAPQKPPTLEIPPPVMREVPPKVGLALGGGAARGFAEIGVLRVLEQEKVPIDLVAGTSVGSLIGALYADSGRVLDAEFLSVEVQEEDLFDYKALALFSGGLVKGERLEAFLSRNLRHKTLEALPVPFYPVAVDIRTGQAVVFERGSVAQAVHASCAIPGVFVPVQFGGATYVDGGVLDPVPADVARQKGAEVVIAVAIPAGLPSGAPRNPVEVAFHSAMIMYQEIGRLRAAEADVVIQPDVKGVAFDDFSQKKRLIEAGEAAARAALPAIREAIARKTRRVPVEATP, from the coding sequence ATGCCGCGAAGGTCAGCCGCCGGACTCCTGTCCGCCGCCCTTTGTCTCGCCCTCTGCGCCTGCGCGCCCCAAAAGCCTCCCACCCTTGAGATCCCGCCCCCGGTCATGCGGGAAGTCCCCCCGAAGGTGGGGCTGGCCCTCGGCGGCGGCGCGGCCCGCGGGTTCGCGGAAATCGGCGTCTTGAGGGTGTTGGAGCAAGAGAAGGTCCCCATCGACCTCGTGGCCGGGACCTCCGTGGGAAGCCTCATCGGTGCGCTTTACGCCGACTCGGGCCGGGTCCTCGACGCCGAGTTCCTTTCGGTGGAAGTCCAGGAGGAGGACCTCTTCGACTACAAGGCCCTGGCCCTGTTCTCGGGCGGCCTGGTGAAGGGGGAGAGGCTGGAGGCGTTTCTGAGCCGCAACTTGCGCCACAAGACCCTGGAGGCCCTGCCGGTTCCCTTCTACCCCGTGGCCGTGGACATCCGGACGGGCCAGGCCGTGGTCTTCGAGCGCGGTTCCGTGGCCCAGGCGGTCCACGCCTCCTGCGCCATCCCCGGGGTCTTCGTGCCGGTGCAGTTCGGGGGAGCGACGTACGTGGACGGGGGCGTCCTGGACCCGGTTCCGGCCGACGTCGCCCGCCAGAAGGGCGCCGAGGTCGTCATCGCCGTGGCCATCCCGGCGGGCCTTCCGTCGGGCGCGCCGCGGAATCCGGTGGAGGTGGCCTTTCACTCGGCCATGATCATGTACCAGGAAATTGGAAGGCTGAGGGCGGCGGAGGCCGACGTGGTCATCCAGCCCGACGTGAAGGGGGTGGCCTTCGACGACTTCAGCCAGAAAAAGCGCCTGATCGAAGCGGGGGAGGCGGCCGCCCGTGCGGCCCTTCCGGCGATTCGGGAGGCCATCGCCCGCAAGACCCGCCGCGTTCCCGTGGAGGCGACGCCATGA
- the smpB gene encoding SsrA-binding protein SmpB, with protein MKEPGEGLKEAARNRQAFFLYEILERFEAGIALLGPEVKSVRAGRIQLKDAYASVEGGEAWLHQCHIAPYAHHTHQSLTPVDPLRKRKLLLHKKEILKMRGWVDQRGLTLIPLRVYFKRGKVKVELGLGRGKKAYDKRDALREKDLDREQSRALRERG; from the coding sequence ATGAAGGAGCCTGGCGAGGGGCTCAAGGAGGCCGCCCGCAACCGGCAGGCCTTCTTTCTCTACGAGATCCTGGAGCGTTTCGAGGCGGGGATCGCCCTTCTCGGACCCGAAGTGAAGTCCGTGCGGGCCGGGCGGATCCAGCTCAAGGATGCCTACGCCTCGGTGGAGGGGGGAGAAGCCTGGCTTCACCAGTGCCACATCGCCCCGTACGCCCATCACACCCACCAGTCGCTCACCCCCGTGGATCCGCTGCGGAAAAGGAAGCTCCTGCTCCACAAGAAAGAGATCCTGAAGATGCGCGGGTGGGTGGACCAGAGGGGCCTGACCCTGATTCCCCTGCGGGTATACTTCAAGAGAGGGAAGGTCAAGGTGGAGCTGGGCCTCGGGCGGGGAAAGAAGGCCTACGACAAGCGTGACGCCCTGCGGGAAAAAGACCTGGACCGGGAGCAGTCGAGGGCCCTCCGCGAGCGCGGGTGA
- a CDS encoding secondary thiamine-phosphate synthase enzyme YjbQ: MKSHRETLTLETPGRRAFINLTDRIREILRISGIREGLCLVNAMHITASVFINDDEPGLHQDYERWLEELAPHAPVSRYLHNRTGEDNADAHLKRQVMGREVVVAVTGGELDLGPWEQIFYGEFDGRRPKRVLIKIIGE; encoded by the coding sequence GTGAAGTCCCACCGGGAAACGCTCACCCTGGAAACCCCGGGCCGGAGGGCCTTCATCAACCTCACGGACCGGATCCGGGAGATCCTGCGGATCAGTGGGATCCGCGAGGGCCTCTGCCTCGTGAATGCCATGCACATCACGGCCAGCGTCTTCATCAACGACGACGAGCCCGGTCTCCACCAGGACTACGAGCGATGGCTCGAAGAGCTGGCGCCCCACGCCCCCGTTTCGAGGTATCTCCACAACCGGACGGGCGAGGACAACGCCGACGCCCACCTCAAGCGCCAAGTGATGGGGCGCGAGGTGGTGGTGGCCGTGACGGGCGGGGAACTCGACCTCGGCCCGTGGGAGCAGATTTTTTACGGCGAGTTCGACGGCCGGCGCCCCAAGAGGGTCCTGATCAAGATCATCGGGGAGTGA
- a CDS encoding flavin reductase family protein yields the protein MTRVDPAEVVLRPFHLLDKEWALLVAGTERPNPMTVSWGGFGTIWNRPTVTVYVRPTRHTFGLLEAGQAFTLNVLPASRRPALDLCGTRSGRDLDKWKAAGLVPEPSSEVLVPRIAGSVLSLECRIMSALQVDPARFRDPSIQGNYPERDYHTAYLGEVLAAWASERFLRP from the coding sequence ATGACCCGCGTGGATCCCGCGGAGGTCGTCCTTCGGCCCTTCCATCTTCTGGACAAGGAGTGGGCCCTGCTCGTGGCGGGGACGGAGCGGCCCAACCCCATGACCGTGTCCTGGGGCGGGTTCGGAACCATCTGGAACCGGCCCACCGTCACCGTCTACGTCCGCCCCACGCGCCACACCTTCGGCCTCCTCGAGGCGGGGCAGGCCTTCACCCTGAACGTCCTGCCCGCCTCGCGCCGGCCCGCCCTGGACCTGTGCGGCACGCGCTCGGGCCGGGACCTCGACAAGTGGAAGGCGGCGGGCCTGGTCCCCGAGCCCTCCTCGGAGGTCCTGGTGCCGCGGATCGCCGGATCCGTCCTTTCCCTCGAGTGCCGGATCATGTCCGCGCTCCAGGTGGATCCGGCCCGTTTCCGGGACCCCTCCATCCAGGGAAACTATCCCGAAAGGGACTACCACACGGCCTATCTGGGCGAAGTGCTCGCGGCGTGGGCGTCGGAGAGGTTCCTCCGGCCATGA
- the coaBC gene encoding bifunctional phosphopantothenoylcysteine decarboxylase/phosphopantothenate--cysteine ligase CoaBC — protein sequence MAGVTNSHAPQPKRRVTLGVSAGISIYKACDLVRRLMDRNCEVQVVLTSHAARMVAPVTFQALSGRPVITDLFEGAGEPSIAHVELAKWEELLVVAPATANVLGKFARGIADDFLTTHYLANRGAPVLLAPAMNGAMWRHPAVQENLRILEQRGHAVLQPGKGSLACGDVDEGRLPEPAAIAQEAVSLLERRGDMAGLRVLVTAGPTREGLDPVRYLSNRSSGKMGYAVAREALQRGASVDLVSGPVSLDPPPGARVHYVTTAEEMGEAVRSRFPECDLLVMAAAVADYRAAEVLAQKRKKGPQGWTVRLVKTADILGGLRKIRRPGQFVCGFAAETENVRENAIKKLKEKGLDLVAANDVSRPDSGFDADRNALILLWPDGHEERIREASKPECARALLDAIVESRRGR from the coding sequence ATGGCGGGAGTCACGAATTCCCATGCCCCGCAGCCGAAACGCCGCGTGACCCTGGGCGTCTCGGCCGGGATCAGCATCTACAAGGCCTGTGACCTGGTGCGCCGGCTCATGGATCGAAACTGCGAGGTCCAGGTCGTTCTGACGTCCCATGCGGCGCGCATGGTGGCGCCGGTGACCTTCCAGGCCCTTTCCGGGCGCCCGGTCATCACCGACCTTTTCGAGGGGGCGGGGGAGCCTTCCATCGCCCACGTCGAGCTGGCCAAGTGGGAAGAACTTCTGGTGGTGGCTCCGGCCACCGCCAATGTCCTGGGCAAATTCGCCCGGGGCATCGCCGACGATTTCCTCACGACCCACTACCTCGCCAACCGCGGAGCGCCCGTCCTTCTGGCCCCGGCCATGAACGGAGCCATGTGGAGGCACCCCGCCGTGCAGGAGAACCTGCGGATCCTGGAACAGCGCGGCCACGCCGTTCTCCAGCCGGGGAAGGGGAGTCTGGCGTGCGGCGATGTGGACGAAGGGCGCCTGCCTGAACCTGCGGCCATCGCCCAGGAGGCGGTTTCCCTTCTGGAGCGGAGGGGGGATATGGCCGGGCTTCGCGTTCTCGTGACCGCCGGCCCCACCCGGGAGGGACTGGATCCCGTGCGGTACCTGTCCAACCGCTCCTCGGGAAAGATGGGCTACGCCGTGGCGCGCGAAGCCCTCCAGCGGGGAGCCTCGGTGGACCTGGTCTCGGGGCCCGTGTCGCTGGACCCGCCGCCCGGGGCGCGCGTGCACTACGTCACCACGGCCGAGGAGATGGGGGAGGCGGTGCGGAGCCGGTTCCCGGAGTGCGACCTCCTCGTGATGGCCGCGGCCGTGGCCGACTACCGTGCGGCCGAAGTCCTGGCGCAGAAGCGGAAGAAGGGGCCCCAGGGCTGGACCGTTCGGCTCGTCAAGACCGCGGACATCCTCGGGGGCCTCCGCAAGATCCGGCGGCCGGGCCAGTTCGTGTGCGGGTTCGCGGCCGAAACGGAGAACGTGAGGGAGAACGCCATCAAGAAGCTCAAGGAGAAGGGGTTGGATCTGGTGGCGGCCAACGACGTGTCCCGGCCGGATTCGGGCTTTGACGCCGACCGGAACGCCCTGATCCTGCTCTGGCCCGATGGGCACGAGGAGCGGATCCGGGAGGCTTCCAAGCCCGAGTGCGCACGGGCCCTTCTCGACGCCATCGTAGAGAGCCGCCGTGGACGATAA